Genomic DNA from Phaeobacter porticola:
GTGGATCCAGCCAGGAAAACCTTGGCGATGGCTGGGGCGCACAGCTGGGCGGGATCATCTCCAAGAAGCTGCACCTGCATTGCCGCCGCATGGCGTTTGAACATCCGGTGACCCGCAAACAGCTGTCGATCACAGCGCCGCTGCCCGACCACATGAAGGACAGCTGGGAGACCTTTGGCTGGTCCGAAGATCTGGCGGCAGAAGATCCGTTTGAGAGCCTGCAATAGCGAGGTCCATGACGATGAGCGGTGATCTGCGTCTGATCCTTTTTGATGTGGATGGCACGCTGGCGGACAGCGAGAGTGACATTGTTCAGTGCATGCAGGAAGCTTTCGAGGTGTATGAAAGAAAGCCCGCGAAACGGGATATTCTTTCGATAGTTGGCCTTTCATTGCCGGAGGCTGTCGCACAGTTGGCCCCTGATTTGCATCCGGAGTCGCGGGACACAGTGGTCGAGCTATACAAGGATGCGTATTACCGGGCGCGCGTTACCAAGGGCGCCGGGCATTCGCCGCTCTACCCCGGGGCGGCAGAGGTGCTGGCGGAGCTGAACGCGGTGCCTGAATATCTGCTGGGTGTGGCCACCGGCAAATCACAGCGCGGGCTGGATGCGCTGATCGAGACGCATCAGCTGCGGTGTTTCGTGACCCGGCAATGTGCCGATCACCACCCGTCAAAGCCGCATCCTTCGATGGTGCAGCGGGCGATGGCTGACACGGGCGTGACACCTGCGAATACTGTGATGATTGGCGACACCAGCTTTGACATTGATATGGGGCATGCGGCGGGGGTGCATACCATCGCTGTGGACTGGGGATTTCATCCCGCTGACCAGCTGGGTGCGGATCACATTATCGACAGCTTTGCCGATCTGGCACCGCTGTTGCAGCACATCTGGAAAGACTGACGATATGAGCGAGTGGAAACAGAAACGATTCTGGAAAGCTGTCTCGGTGGCCGAGACGGAGAACGGTTTTGCGGTGGAGCTGGATGGGCGCCGCGTGAAAACACCGGCAAAAGCGGTGCTCGCGGTTCCCAGCCGCCCAATGGCCGAGGCAATTGCCGTCGAATGGGATGCGCAAACCGAATCAGTTAACCCTAACATGATGCCCGTGACCCGGTCTGCGAACGCCGCAATTGACAAGGTGACACATCAGCACGCTGCGGTGGCCGATATGTTGGCCGATTATGGCGATTCTGACCTTTTGTGCTATCGCGCCGAGATGCCGACCGAATTGGTGTTGCGTCAATCCGAGATCTGGGATCCGGCACTCGACTGGGCAGCCGACGCACTTGGTGTCCGGCTTGAACCCCGTAGCGGCGTCCTGCATACGCCACAAGATCCGGCGGCTTTGGACCATTTACGTGGCTTAGTCCATGAAATGACACCGTTTCAGTTGGCCGCCTTTCACGATCTGGTGGCGATGTCGGGATCCCTGATCCTGGGGTTTGCCGCCACAAAGGGTTGGCGTGAGGCGTCGGAAATCTGGGATATTTCGCGTCTGGACGAGCTGTGGCAGGAACAGCAGTGGGGGCAGGACGAAGAAGCACAGGCCACCGCTGACCTGAAGCGCCGTGCGTTTTTGCACGCTAAGCGGTTCTACGATTTTTCCTGATAGCGCAATTAATTACCCAAAACGCGACGTTGCCGCAAAATTCGTTCGCGGCCACGAAAATGTTCTCTATACGGCCATCGAAATTCCTGATCCCGCACTTGACGTTTGTTGATGAATGCGACCACACTTGGTCGCGAAATGGGGAAAATCCTGTTTCAACACCTATCTCCGGCATGGCTGGTGCCGGGCAAAAAGAGCCGCCAAATAGGCGGACAATCAGGAAGAGGTAAACATGAAGAATAAGGTAATTTTGGGTGCGCTGACTATTGCTGGTCTGGCCGCCGGTGCCGCCGCTGCGGGGACGCTGGACGACGTCAAGGCGCGTGGTAAGCTGAACTGCGGTGTGACCACTGGTCTGGTCGGCTTTGCAGCGCCCAATGCCAATGGCGAATGGGAAGGTTTTGACGTTGCCGTCTGCCGCGCGGTTGCTGCGGCTGTACTGGGCGACTCGACCGCCGTTGAATTCGTGCCGACCACTGGCAAAACCCGCTTCACCGCTCTGGCCTCTGGCGAGATCGACATGCTGGCGCGCAACACCACCTGGACCTTCAGCCGCGACGTTGACCTGAAGTTCGAATTCGTCGGTGTGAACTACTACGACGGTCAGGGCTTCATGGTTCCCAAGGAACTGGGCGTGTCCTCCGCGAAGGAACTGGACGGCGCGACCGTCTGCATCCAGACCGGGACCACAACCGAGCTGAACCTGGCGGATTTCTTCCGCTCCAACAACATCAGCTATGAGCCGGTTCCGATCGAAACCAACGCTGAAGCACAGCAGCAGTACCTGGCTGGGGCCTGTGACGTCTACACCACCGACGCCTCCGGTCTGGCGGCAACCCGCGCGACCTTCGATGATCCTTCGGCGCATGTTCTGCTGCCTGAAATCATCTCCAAAGAGCCGCTGGGCCCGCTGGTTCGTCACGGCGACCACGAGTGGGGCGACGTTGTGCGCTGGAGCCTGAACGCACTGGTTGCAGCTGAAGAGCTGGGCGTGACCTCCGCCAACATCGGCGAAATGGCTGCTGGTACCGAGAATCCGGAAATCAACCGTCTGCTGGGCACCGAAGGTACCCTGGGCGAGATGCTGGGTCTGTCGGCTGACTGGGCGAAAAACGCCATCGGCGCTGGCGGCAACTACGGCGAAGTCTTTGCGAAGAACATCGGCGAAGACACTCCGATTGGTCTGGCACGCGGTCTGAACGCACAGTGGACCGAAGGCGGCCTGCTCTACGCACCGCCCTTCCGCTAAGAACGACTGAGGAAAGGGCGCAGGACCAACCTGCGCCCTTTTTTCCTACCGACCTATCCTAACAAAAACGCTTGAGGTCTGACGCGAGCAGGGAACCAACCCCGCCGATCAGTTGACCTATAAGCCACGGGGATCACTAATACATGTCAACTCTCACGGACC
This window encodes:
- a CDS encoding HAD-IA family hydrolase: MSGDLRLILFDVDGTLADSESDIVQCMQEAFEVYERKPAKRDILSIVGLSLPEAVAQLAPDLHPESRDTVVELYKDAYYRARVTKGAGHSPLYPGAAEVLAELNAVPEYLLGVATGKSQRGLDALIETHQLRCFVTRQCADHHPSKPHPSMVQRAMADTGVTPANTVMIGDTSFDIDMGHAAGVHTIAVDWGFHPADQLGADHIIDSFADLAPLLQHIWKD
- a CDS encoding ATP12 family chaperone protein, encoding MSEWKQKRFWKAVSVAETENGFAVELDGRRVKTPAKAVLAVPSRPMAEAIAVEWDAQTESVNPNMMPVTRSANAAIDKVTHQHAAVADMLADYGDSDLLCYRAEMPTELVLRQSEIWDPALDWAADALGVRLEPRSGVLHTPQDPAALDHLRGLVHEMTPFQLAAFHDLVAMSGSLILGFAATKGWREASEIWDISRLDELWQEQQWGQDEEAQATADLKRRAFLHAKRFYDFS
- a CDS encoding amino acid ABC transporter substrate-binding protein produces the protein MKNKVILGALTIAGLAAGAAAAGTLDDVKARGKLNCGVTTGLVGFAAPNANGEWEGFDVAVCRAVAAAVLGDSTAVEFVPTTGKTRFTALASGEIDMLARNTTWTFSRDVDLKFEFVGVNYYDGQGFMVPKELGVSSAKELDGATVCIQTGTTTELNLADFFRSNNISYEPVPIETNAEAQQQYLAGACDVYTTDASGLAATRATFDDPSAHVLLPEIISKEPLGPLVRHGDHEWGDVVRWSLNALVAAEELGVTSANIGEMAAGTENPEINRLLGTEGTLGEMLGLSADWAKNAIGAGGNYGEVFAKNIGEDTPIGLARGLNAQWTEGGLLYAPPFR